In the genome of Simkaniaceae bacterium, the window GCCGATGCGATTTGCGCTTGTACAACGATTCTCGCTATATTCCAGTGACCACAGCCAAGAGCAGCTTCTAATGGTGAATATAAAAAATGTCCACTGGGACCTATCAAGTGTGCAAATACCCATGGCATTCTATTAATTGTCAGAAAGGGATTTGCTCCAGCTTTAAAAAGTAACTTTACACTCTTTTCGTCTCCCCTCATACATGATTCGATTAAGGGAGTAGTTTTATCGGGGCTCATCATACCCCCTAGTATGTATGTCTCTCCAAAAGAGTTTGGATTTGCACCGGAATTTAATAATACTTCAATGATTTTATGTTGTGTAAATCTAGCAGCAAGTAACAATGGTGTACGATCTATAGCCTCTACAATTGAGTTAACATAATTAGGATAGTATTTTAATATTTCTTTAACGACTGGGAGCTTCCCATGCTGAATAGCCAGTCCCAAAGCCGAAACACCCGATGACCTCTCCCCTTTAGCTCCACTTTCCAGAAAGTGTGTAACTAATTCCAAGTCACCCTCTCTACAAGCAGAGGATAAAAGCCCTTCTAATTTATGTTGATCAACACATGAAGTCAACAATCTAAAAATAGGACTATGTCTTAAACAATTGAGAGCAAAACTGTATATACGGCTATTTCTTTTAAGCGCCTCTGTGACAATATCTCGAGATTCGACGGGATCTGCTGCAGTTAAATTGAGTAAACTGAGCGCAAGATCTTTATCCGGTGCTCGCATCGCAACCTCTAATGGGGTGACTCCACACTTTGAAGGTAAATTAATGATTGATAAAGGAACGGGTTTATCAACAGGCCCTTTAAATATCTGAAGATCTTTCATTAATGCTATCCATTGACCTCTAAGTTCTTCGGGAACCTTATCAGAAGGTTCAAAATGTGCTGTCATTGTTCGATATCGTAAGTAAGATAAATTGGGTATTCCTTTATCAAAAGTCACCCATCTTTCGGGAGTAAATTTAACTTTATCACCTCTAGCCACAATATCTATGATATGTTTTTCAAATTCAGGATAAAAATGAGATGATTCTTTTTTACAACTTTTGCGATAATGATAGTCAAATATCACATTAGTGAATTGACCCGCAGCTTTTGCTGCTGTTTCTAAATCTATGCCAGGACATGGCTCAAATCCATATTGTTTTGCTCGACTGATGATAGCGGAATGTATTTTATCCACTCTGCTTTTGTCATCACCGTCTTTGATTTCCGGTACCGGAAGAAAAATTTTAGCCCATGCATCAATGGGAAGACGATCTGTAACCTCTCGAAAAAGAGTTCCGGACAATCTATATAAATGCTCAGCAAAAACAGCTCGATCACCTGTACTTTCTATACTCATATTATCCCTCATTTAAAAATGAAATTATACCATATAAACTCTTTTTATATCAAAAAAAAAAACCAGGGCGTAGCCTATTGATAATTAGGTGTTTATAAAAGAAGTCTTGAAGAATTAATTCGTTAATAGTGAGCAACTTAAGCTAATTAACTCTTCTAAGTTACTCAACATTAAAGCTCTAGAATTCTGTGGTTAGGTTAGTACGGTTTCTTCTTCTTTTACTTTCACGCCGACCATGAACCAGGCACCAAAACAGCAAAAAAGCATCCCTAAAGCCAAGACAACCATGGAACCAAAAAAGGTGTAGAGAATCCCACCTAACATGGGAGCAATCATCCCCCTCAGGCCGACCATTACGATATTGATCCCGCTATACTTTGAGCTGTCTTCATTTTTAGCAAATAATGGGCCTGAAAGGTGCCACAGCATATGGCTTCCGCTCTGAGCAAATCCATAAATAACATAGGCGATATAAAGGCATGCTATCCACATTTTTGCAAAAATCAAAGTTAATGGAAAAATAGCAAAGGCTAAGCACACAAGTGATGTCATTTTAAAGACTGAGAGTCTGCTCATCAATCGGGACCACAAGGGAGAGCATAAGACAAAGCCAAGTCCCATAAAAATATACCGTGCATTGGCAAAATCGGTATGGGATAATTGGAGGATATCGGCAAAATAAAGAGGGGCAACGGCGATCACCAACATAATCCCAAAACCCGCTGCCATAAAGCCCCATTGAAAATGGGCAAAATCAGGACGTTGCCTCATTAATTCCCATGTATCTTTCCAAGGTTGCAGAAGACTGATGCGATCAACTTTCACGCTATGGTTTTGCTCTTCATTTTTAAGGGGAAGTGAACCTTGAATCAAAGCCCCAATCATCCCAAATAAGGCAAAAAGGGAAAAGAGAATTTTCCATATTTGATCATACTGATCGAGAAGCCCTCCCAGATAAAGGGCAAGAAGCACACCCAATCCATATCCCAAAACACTTCCTAAAGCAAAATAACGCTGCCTTTTTTTCTTATCTAAGTTGATTTTTAATATCTCCATCCAGGGGGGAATTGAAGCGCGAAAAAACAACATATAGAGTGTCGAAGCAAAAATAAAATACCAAATGCTACCGGTAAAAGGACAAAAAAGAAACGGTAAGCGGGCTAATATACTCGAGATTACAAACGATGAGCGAACGCCTCCTTTCCAGTGACTATTCCAATAAAAAGAGACCAACGAAATCACCGGCTTAAGCGTGACCAAAAGGGAAATTTGAAATACGGTTGCGGATAAATCTTTGCGCAAAATAAAGGGAAGCCACACATAAAGGGAGGCAAAAGGCTCGTGAATCAAGCTTGAAAAAATGATTGCCAAACGCGTTTTTCTTGTAATCTGCGGGTCAGATAAAGAGATCGTTTTTTCACTCATAGGAAATCCCACTCAATGTGTTAGGTAAAAAAATCGCCTCTATCTATAGAGGGAATTTTTTGACAGTTCATTATAGCAAGATTCCGAATAATTCCATTGATCAAAATTAAACTTGACAAAGGCACGAGATGATTTACAAAGAAGATTTTTGGAATCCGCAATAAGGACAAAATTTCCAATTGACATCCAGCCCCTTATCACATTGAGAGCATTTTTTAAATCCCACTTCAGTCCATGCATCTCTTTTATGTACAATGACTTGCATGATAATAATGATCACGGGGATCGTTGTAGAAATTTGTTTTACTAAGAAAATAACAGAGCCCTCTTCATAAGCGGTAAAGCCCAAAATCGCAAAACCAATGGCAAGCAAAACATTGTAGGTTAGAGAGATATCTCTCACTTCCTTGTGAACATGGATTTTCCAAATCTGAAACCAATAACTAATAGAAAGGATAGCGATAGCCATCCACGAGAGAACATATAGTAACATCTTGACCCCATATTCAGTAGGCTATATAAAAAAAATTATAAGCCCATCATCATAGGAATACTATTTATGCTTCAACTTATTTTTATTGCTATTTATATCATTATAGCAATCATACTTACGATTAAGCATATACAGAATAGAAGACCCAAGCATTTCATCGAAAGGCTCATTGCTCACTTCTATCTCTGGTGCGTGGGCTGTATCGCCATGCTCGGATTTATTTCCCATGCCTTTTTCCCCGACTGGACTGCCCAATATATTGGGTGGAAGGCCGGTGGTTTTCAAACTGAGATTGCTATTGGAAATCTCGCCATTTCGATCGCCGGTTTTATCGCCTTTTTTAAAGGACAAGAATTCCGTTGGGGAGCATTAGTGCCCTATTTTATTTTCTTCGTAGGAGCCGGCATCAATCATATCGTCCAAATCATTGTGCATCACAATATGGCGCCCGGAAATGCCGGAGTAGTTCTTTATACGGACATCATCCTTCCCATTTATCTTCTTCTCATCATGATTTGTCACAGCCGCATCAAAGAAAAAAAAACAAGAAAGCGCTGAATCACTCACCTTCCTTTTTGCGTAAGGTGAGTGATTCATTAGAATCGCAAATATTTCCTCGATATTATATTCTGAAATCGATTATTTTTTATACGCAAGCCGATCTTAAAGTCTCGGAGGAAATCTATGGCCAAACTCTATTTTTATTATTCTGCGATGAATGCCGGAAAAAGTACGACCTTATTGCAAGCAAGCTACAACTACCACGAAAGAGGCATGCAAACGCTTTTATTTGCTCCAAGTATTGATACCCGCTTTGGCAGTACAACGATTTATTCACGCATTGGCCTGAAAAAAGAGTGCTTTGGTTTTACCGAATCTACTAATCTCTATGAAGAGATTGCTGAAAGAAAAGAACAAATCCCCTCCCTTCGCTGTGTCCTCATTGATGAAGCGCATTTCTTAAAAAAAGCTCAGATTGCGCAGCTTGCAAAAGTCGCAACGCAACTCGGCATTGCCGTGTTATGTTATGGTCTTCGTTCTGATTTTTTAGGAGAACCTTTTGAGGGAAGCCGTTACTTGCTGGCATGGGCAGATGAGCTTTCTGAAATTAAAACGATTTGTCACTGCGGTCGCAAGGCGACAATGAATCTCAGAATTGATGAAAACGGCGATCCCGTTCAGGAAGGCGATCAAATTCAAATCGGAGGAAATGAAAGCTATACTTCTATGTGTATGCATCATTTTATCGAAAATGTTGAGGTCTTTCGCAATTATGCGATCGAATCCTCTTTTGAATATACCGGTCGGTAAATTCCCCGATAAATCACTTGCACAATGTTATAGGATATGATGATGACAACTCTTTTAAAATGGATCCCTGAAAAACTTCTTGCATGGATTATTTGTTTTTCTGCCGCTCTTTTCTTTGCCTATGAACTGGTTCAGCTTCATATGCTCAATGCGATTGCCCCCATGCTCTTAAAGGATTTACATATTGGTGCAAGTCAATTTGGGTATCTGTGTAGTACGTATTTATTAGCTGACGTCATTTTCTTATTACCTGCCGGTATTATTTTGGACCGGTTTTCAACACGTAAAGTCATTTTATCCGCTTTGTCCTTATGCATTCTCGGCACTTTCGGTTTTTCTTTTGCACAAACGTTTGGACAAGCCTGCCTCTGCCATTTTTTATCCGGAATCGGCAATGCATTTTGCTTTTTAAGCTGCATGATTTTAGTTTCTCGATGGTTTCCGCCTAAACGTCAGGCTTTTATTGTCGGTTTGATGGTGACGGTTGGCCTTTTGGGTGGAGTCATTGCTCAGTCCCCTTTTTCTTATTTGGCAGAGCTTTTAAGCTGGCGTCAAGCTCTCGTAACCGATGGTCTCTTCGGTCTTGTTATTTTTGCGATTATTTATGTATTTGTTCATGATAAAGTCGATAAAAGTGACGCTAGAGAAGTTGCCCCTACACTCCCCTTCATAGAAGGGTTGAAATTAAGTTTTTTTAATCGACAAAACATTTATTGCGGCCTCTATACCGGGTTAATGAATCTCCCCGTGATGATTATTGGTGCGGTGTGGGGAAGTCTTTTTCTGACACAAATTCATCACATTCCTTTAGCTACGGCCTCATTTATTGTGAGTATGATTTGCATGGGAACCATTGTAGGCTCTCCTCTATTTGGATACCTCTCCGATTTAATGCAGAAACGCACTCCGCTTATGCTTTTTGGGGCGTTGGCATCGCTCATGGTTTTTGCACTGATTTTAATGATCCCTCAGCCAAGCACGCCCGTCCTTATGGTCCTATTCCTTGCCATTGGTTTCTTTACAAGCACACAGGTCATTGGCTATCCCACGATTACAGAAAGCAATCCCTCTCATTTAACGGGGACATCTATGGGTGTTGCAGCTGTCATTATTATGGGACTTCCAATGCTTCTTCAACCGCTAACGGGAAAGCTCATCGAACTCAATTGGAATAAAATGATGATTGATGGGGTTCCCATCTATAGCCTGAATGATTTCTTCACCGCCTTTTCAATCTTTCCCATAGCCTTTGTCATCTCCTTTCTTCTCACAAAACTCATTCGCGAGCCTAAAGCAAAGACTAATAGTATTTCTGAAAGTGCAGCTTAAGCATACTGTCTCGAGTCACTTGGGTCACCCATGGAAAATCAGATTTAGGAGGTGCACTCTCTTTGCAAATGGCAACGGAAAGGGGATCGATATACATTTCTTCTTCTTGATACTTGAGATCAAACAAACCATCACAAATAGGTCATTGCCCGCTTTGTGGGCTTCATAAAGTAAAAAAAACTATCAAAGCGAATCGCATTATATGCCCTATAATCAAAAGCATCTAGCCACAACTTAAATCTAGACGTGTCGATAATTTCATCGACATCAAGAAATAATACATATTCGCATTCACTCTGCAAAAAATGATAGCCCACATAACGGGCTGTTGAGTGCCAGAAATGAATCATCTTTGTTGGGTCTTCGAATGTTTGAGGCAGACCATAGGGTTTTTCATTAAAAGCAAATTCAATGAACCGGACATTGGGATATTCGCGATAGCTGCGATTCAAAAGATCTCTATTCTCCGGTGTCCCATCAAAGAAATGGTCACATACGGGGATAAGAATAGGAGAAAAAAGAGGTTGGAGCGCCTCAATACAAAATTTCAGATAACGAAAATCATTAGTGCAATAATTAACGATACATCCTATCAAAAATGCCTCCAACCAAGTCTTTTCTTTATTTTAGCAACATCAATGAGAAGACAAATGCAAAGAGTGAGAATGATTCGGTAATTCCCAATGCGGCAAAGCATTTACCAAAAATTGCAGGCTGCTTTGCAGATGCTTGAATCCCTGTTGCAGCACACATCCCTTGATATATGGCTGAAAGTAAAATGGCAAGTCCTACCGCAAAACCAATCACAACGCCGGACATCGGCGAAAGCGTATTGGCATGAATCGCATTTTTCATATAAAACATCAAAATGAATGCATAAATAGTCTGAGATGAAGGAACCGCTGACATCCCAATAAATTTTCCGTGGTTATCATCAACACGCGCCATTACGCCGTGTGAAGCCATCCCTGCAATTCCGCAGCCGATTGCGCTACCGACGCAACCAAGTCCTAATACAATCGCAGGCCCTGCCATAGCGAAGTCCATACTTTTCTCCTTTGATTTTTTTAACTATGATGAGTTTTGATTAACTTTAATGGATTAAAAAGCCTTCCTCCTCCCTCAAAGGAATAGTGATACCACTCGAGAAAGTTAAGACGCAGGCCATGGATCACGCCGCTCATAATCCCCAATACAATATTAACTGAGTGTCCGAGAATCGTAACTAAAGCTCCAATTGCCCAATTGATTTCACCCCCAATCTGATTGATTGTTGCGGCTAAAATCATTCCCGCTAATCCAAGCGCATATAAACGCAAATAAGAGAGGACATCGGCAAATATTTGAATCGAATTGAGCACTTCGGTTATTCCTTTCAAACGATTTTGAATCAGCGATAGGACCATCGCAACGATCACACCGCCTATCAAGAGTTGGTAACCGATTTGCTCTGCTCCCGTTTTTGAAATAACGCCTAAAAAGTGAAGCATCGATGTAGCTTCCAGCTCAATAGGAAAGTAAAGATATCCGCCTATAACAAAGGCAATCCAACCAAGACCGGGCCAACACTTTCTTAAATTCCTCATGAAGGAAAGGGCGATATGAATCACGCCAACAAGGAGTGAAAATTCAAGTAAAATATTATCATTGAACTCTCGGATCATCTCATAAATATGCTTATTTTTAACAATCTTAACAGCCTGAACTAAAAACTCTTTAGATGTCGCAACGCTCTTCAGTTGGGGATATTCCTTGATCCATTGATCATAGACATCATCCTTAAGTCGCATATGATATTCGGCTTTTTTCTCGCTCAAATAGGTCAATAAAGAATATTTGCTTAAGGGATTGGCCGGATTGACATCGACACTAAAATAGGAGCAGGTCATGATTCCCCAAAGTGTTGATGAAACGCCTAAAATAATCACCAATTTAATAAATCGCTTACCGACATCTTTGACTTTTTTGTACACTTTGAAACGCAAAAAGATTCCCAGCAACAAATAGATCAAACCATATCCCGCATCCGATACAATCATGGCGAAAAAAAGAGCAAAAGCAACTAAGACCCACATCGAAGGATCTTTATCCTGAGGGGCAGGAACATCGTAGATATTTACAATATCCTCACCTACCGCATTGAGGTGCCTATTTTCCATAAAGGTTGGGATCTTTTCACCGACTTCAATCGCCACTTCTTCAAAATAAACAGATAAATCATGACATAAGTCGATGAGCTCATGCATTTTTTTCTTTGGAACCCATCCATTAATC includes:
- a CDS encoding MFS transporter — protein: MTTLLKWIPEKLLAWIICFSAALFFAYELVQLHMLNAIAPMLLKDLHIGASQFGYLCSTYLLADVIFLLPAGIILDRFSTRKVILSALSLCILGTFGFSFAQTFGQACLCHFLSGIGNAFCFLSCMILVSRWFPPKRQAFIVGLMVTVGLLGGVIAQSPFSYLAELLSWRQALVTDGLFGLVIFAIIYVFVHDKVDKSDAREVAPTLPFIEGLKLSFFNRQNIYCGLYTGLMNLPVMIIGAVWGSLFLTQIHHIPLATASFIVSMICMGTIVGSPLFGYLSDLMQKRTPLMLFGALASLMVFALILMIPQPSTPVLMVLFLAIGFFTSTQVIGYPTITESNPSHLTGTSMGVAAVIIMGLPMLLQPLTGKLIELNWNKMMIDGVPIYSLNDFFTAFSIFPIAFVISFLLTKLIREPKAKTNSISESAA
- a CDS encoding MFS transporter produces the protein MSEKTISLSDPQITRKTRLAIIFSSLIHEPFASLYVWLPFILRKDLSATVFQISLLVTLKPVISLVSFYWNSHWKGGVRSSFVISSILARLPFLFCPFTGSIWYFIFASTLYMLFFRASIPPWMEILKINLDKKKRQRYFALGSVLGYGLGVLLALYLGGLLDQYDQIWKILFSLFALFGMIGALIQGSLPLKNEEQNHSVKVDRISLLQPWKDTWELMRQRPDFAHFQWGFMAAGFGIMLVIAVAPLYFADILQLSHTDFANARYIFMGLGFVLCSPLWSRLMSRLSVFKMTSLVCLAFAIFPLTLIFAKMWIACLYIAYVIYGFAQSGSHMLWHLSGPLFAKNEDSSKYSGINIVMVGLRGMIAPMLGGILYTFFGSMVVLALGMLFCCFGAWFMVGVKVKEEETVLT
- a CDS encoding ATP synthase subunit C, yielding MDFAMAGPAIVLGLGCVGSAIGCGIAGMASHGVMARVDDNHGKFIGMSAVPSSQTIYAFILMFYMKNAIHANTLSPMSGVVIGFAVGLAILLSAIYQGMCAATGIQASAKQPAIFGKCFAALGITESFSLFAFVFSLMLLK
- a CDS encoding V-type ATP synthase subunit I codes for the protein MISDLKKFVFIGVKEDLDTFFNRAQEKGVIEFIPEDRASILYTPKYIEDIVNAIKIIKHFPTEDRAFTEDSELQKIIDEILLLQKKIDTMQEERLHIQSEIEKMRPLGQFSLDDIHQIEKLSSKRVAFFSCKRGHRERDQFPDDLIYVTSDHDLDYFIYVGSEYPEYTHLNELTFTLSLNEWIEKNQHWERGIKEAYARLKKLAIYIDYLKDNLAKQLNHSNLTKTKESTSDQLDGSLFTINGWVPKKKMHELIDLCHDLSVYFEEVAIEVGEKIPTFMENRHLNAVGEDIVNIYDVPAPQDKDPSMWVLVAFALFFAMIVSDAGYGLIYLLLGIFLRFKVYKKVKDVGKRFIKLVIILGVSSTLWGIMTCSYFSVDVNPANPLSKYSLLTYLSEKKAEYHMRLKDDVYDQWIKEYPQLKSVATSKEFLVQAVKIVKNKHIYEMIREFNDNILLEFSLLVGVIHIALSFMRNLRKCWPGLGWIAFVIGGYLYFPIELEATSMLHFLGVISKTGAEQIGYQLLIGGVIVAMVLSLIQNRLKGITEVLNSIQIFADVLSYLRLYALGLAGMILAATINQIGGEINWAIGALVTILGHSVNIVLGIMSGVIHGLRLNFLEWYHYSFEGGGRLFNPLKLIKTHHS
- a CDS encoding ankyrin repeat domain-containing protein encodes the protein MSIESTGDRAVFAEHLYRLSGTLFREVTDRLPIDAWAKIFLPVPEIKDGDDKSRVDKIHSAIISRAKQYGFEPCPGIDLETAAKAAGQFTNVIFDYHYRKSCKKESSHFYPEFEKHIIDIVARGDKVKFTPERWVTFDKGIPNLSYLRYRTMTAHFEPSDKVPEELRGQWIALMKDLQIFKGPVDKPVPLSIINLPSKCGVTPLEVAMRAPDKDLALSLLNLTAADPVESRDIVTEALKRNSRIYSFALNCLRHSPIFRLLTSCVDQHKLEGLLSSACREGDLELVTHFLESGAKGERSSGVSALGLAIQHGKLPVVKEILKYYPNYVNSIVEAIDRTPLLLAARFTQHKIIEVLLNSGANPNSFGETYILGGMMSPDKTTPLIESCMRGDEKSVKLLFKAGANPFLTINRMPWVFAHLIGPSGHFLYSPLEAALGCGHWNIARIVVQAQIASAFSATVSKVMELFDLIGR
- a CDS encoding thymidine kinase — encoded protein: MAKLYFYYSAMNAGKSTTLLQASYNYHERGMQTLLFAPSIDTRFGSTTIYSRIGLKKECFGFTESTNLYEEIAERKEQIPSLRCVLIDEAHFLKKAQIAQLAKVATQLGIAVLCYGLRSDFLGEPFEGSRYLLAWADELSEIKTICHCGRKATMNLRIDENGDPVQEGDQIQIGGNESYTSMCMHHFIENVEVFRNYAIESSFEYTGR